A section of the Primulina eburnea isolate SZY01 chromosome 1, ASM2296580v1, whole genome shotgun sequence genome encodes:
- the LOC140835550 gene encoding scarecrow-like protein 14, producing MNTVVHQYPVATEDFQFNHHAKPKFPEEKGLNEYNFNHDFDGFPVNTKGSPPADESSSEGESPTEFDHSDPMLKFINHMLMEEIDLENKPCMLHDCLALQATEKSLYDVLNNDLGESPGSPSDNFTKNTRDSVSASSSDTTSFIESNWNDQNQREFESFVVTPSYEVLNSSSLARQLDSQSFFGSSERIISHGGFTLDCPPLSQFSVSNPLSESPELKLSDNFVSHSLETKDKNDDCTEVVGRDKLDCSPNSSKEKKNRGRGDGDFREEYRSRKQVADDLGEVEPLEMYDNVLLCSNTKKPLMLAHDEVKKSEPTKKSRKKDKSKDSKKGNSKGGKKRGEAKEVVDLRGLLIQCAQAVASFDRRTFNDLLIRIRQHSSPHGDGSERLAHHFANALEARLAGTGTELYAVFSSRRISAAMILKAYKTYISACPYRKMSNVFANRTIKKLTTGATRIHIIDFGILYGFQWPCLIQALSDRPEGPPKLRITGIDFPQTGFRPAERVKDTGHRLANYCDRFNVPFKFTAIAQKWETIKLEDLRIDKNELLVVNSLHRLQNVPDETVTVNSPRDAVLDLIRKINPDLFIHGVVNGTYNTPFFITRFRETLFHFSSMFDMFEASIAPEDPERLLFEEQIFGKEIMNIVACEGSERVERPETYKQWQARNIRAGFRQLPLDPEIVKHVKNKVKKEYHKDFSVDEDGMWMLQGWKGRVIYGLSYWKPTSK from the coding sequence ATGAATACTGTAGTCCATCAATACCCGGTTGCTACGGAAGATTTTCAATTTAATCACCACGCAAAACCAAAATTTCCCGAAGAAAAAGGATTAAATGAATACAACTTCAACCATGATTTTGATGGATTCCCGGTTAACACGAAAGGGTCGCCCCCTGCTGATGAATCTTCATCTGAGGGGGAAAGTCCTACAGAATTTGACCATTCTGATCCGATGCTTAAGTTCATAAACCATATGCTTATGGAAGAAATAGACTTAGAAAATAAGCCTTGTATGCTTCATGATTGTTTGGCTCTCCAAGCCACTGAAAAATCCTTGTATGATGTTCTTAATAATGATCTTGGTGAAAGTCCCGGAAGCCCGAGTGATAATTTCACGAAAAATACCAGGGATAGTGTTAGTGCAAGCTCCTCTGATACCACCAGTTTCATTGAGTCCAATTGGAATGATCAAAATCAAAGGGAGTTCGAGTCCTTTGTTGTTACCCCTTCATATGAAGTTCTGAATTCTTCTTCGTTGGCTAGGCAGTTAGATTCACAGTCATTTTTTGGTTCCTCGGAAAGGATCATTAGTCATGGTGGTTTTACACTGGATTGCCCTCCGTTGAGTCAATTTTCGGTTTCCAATCCATTGAGTGAGAGCCCAGAACTCAAGCTTAGTGATAACTTTGTTAGCCATTCCTTAGAAACTAAGGATAAAAATGATGATTGTACGGAAGTCGTGGGAAGAGACAAACTTGACTGTTCTCCAAATAGTTCAAAAGAGAAGAAGAACCGTGGTAGAGGAGATGGTGATTTTCGGGAGGAGTACCGGAGTCGCAAACAAGTGGCTGACGATCTAGGTGAAGTGGAGCCACTTGAGATGTATGATAATGtgttgctttgttcaaataCCAAAAAACCCCTGATGCTCGCCCATGACGAAGTCAAGAAAAGTGAACCAACAAAGAAATCCCGAAAAAAAGATAAATCGAAAGATTCAAAGAAAGGAAATTCGAAAGGTGGCAAGAAGCGAGGCGAGGCGAAAGAAGTGGTGGATTTGAGGGGCCTATTAATACAATGTGCACAAGCTGTTGCAAGTTTTGACAGGAGGACCTTCAATGATCTCTTAATCCGGATAAGGCAGCACTCGTCTCCTCATGGTGATGGCTCGGAAAGGCTGGCTCACCATTTTGCCAATGCCCTTGAGGCTCGTTTGGCTGGGACTGGGACAGAATTATACGCTGTGTTTTCTTCCAGGAGGATATCGGCTGCGATGATTTTGAAAGCTTACAAGACTTATATCTCAGCATGTCCGTACAGGAAGATGTCGAATGTGTTTGCAAACAGGACGATCAAGAAACTAACCACTGGAGCTACAAGAATTCACATTATTGACTTTGGAATTCTGTATGGATTCCAGTGGCCCTGCCTGATCCAGGCTCTTTCTGATCGACCGGAAGGACCTCCAAAGCTTCGAATAACCGGTATAGATTTTCCACAGACAGGTTTTCGGCCAGCAGAGAGGGTCAAGGACACTGGCCACCGTCTTGCAAACTACTGTGATAGATTCAACGTCCCATTTAAGTTTACGGCCATAGCTCAAAAGTGGGAAACTATCAAACTTGAAGATCTCAGGATTGACAAAAACGAGCTACTTGTGGTCAATTCTTTGCACCGGCTTCAAAATGTGCCAGACGAGACTGTAACCGTGAACAGCCCGAGAGATGCAGTTTTAGATTTGATCAGGAAGATCAATCCTGATCTGTTCATACATGGAGTCGTCAATGGGACGTACAATACCCCTTTCTTTATTACTCGATTTAGAGAAACACTCTTCCACTTCTCCTCCATGTTTGATATGTTTGAGGCTTCCATAGCTCCGGAGGACCCAGAAAGGCTTCTTTTCGAGGAACAGATCTTTGGGAAGGAAATTATGAATATTGTAGCTTGTGAAGGCAGTGAGAGGGTCGAGAGGCCAGAGACGTATAAGCAGTGGCAGGCCAGGAATATAAGAGCGGGATTTAGACAGCTCCCGCTCGATCCAGAAATCGTTAAACATGTGAAGAACAAGGTGAAGAAGGAATATCACAAGGACTTTTCAGTGGATGAAGATGGGATGTGGATGCTGCAAGGATGGAAAGGTCGTGTCATATATGGTCTCTCATATTGGAAGCCTACCAGCAAGTGA
- the LOC140809099 gene encoding uncharacterized protein, translating into HGIPIECTKNIIEYMINKLQIEKGKAPETCALLYKDYGTTMAGLRFIGSDFDYDDCHSFVHGRLPYEWLKLDHTLRSLLHSLCCSRY; encoded by the exons CATGGTATACCTATTGAATGCACCAAGAACATCATAG AGTACATGATCAATAAGCTTCAGATAGAGAAGGGTAAAGCTCCGGAAACGTGTGCTTTATTGTACAAGGATTATGGAACCACTATGGCTGGTCTTAGG ttcaTTGGATCTGATTTTGATTATGATGATTGTCACAG CTTTGTGCATGGAAGATTACCTTATGAATGGCTAAAGCTCGATCATACATTAAGAAGTCTTCTGCATAGCTTATGTTGCAGCCGATATTGA
- the LOC140835487 gene encoding ATP-dependent zinc metalloprotease FTSH 3, mitochondrial-like: MIYSRIGRSLSRASRSRNVINGVDNGGSLLLNKEILGARHVYHSNYIVNNTFHGKLGFLSGYLATKGAKNGLISRSYPSNSKHLIEKARIRRFFSSEAPKKKNYEKFYPRQKKEIPKQNEQKSGSKEEGNTDDHGNFQDTFTKNLLNIVPPILALALVVSLFPHMPHEEKQISFQEFKNKLLEPGLVDQIVVSNKSVAKIYVRSSPRSQNSNDTTGESKFEDPVGGALASEKTSQYKYYFNIGSVDSFEEKLEEAQVALGIDRHDYVPVTYVSEMVWFQELMRFAPTVLLLGFLFYMGRKMQGGIGVGGTGGKGARGIFNIGKAHITKVDKNAKNKIYFKDVAGCDEAKQEIMEFVHFLKNPKKYEELGAKIPKGALLVGPPGTGKTLLAKATAGESGVPFLSISGSDFMEMFVGVGPSRVRNLFQEARQCAPSIIFIDEIDAIGRARGRGGFAGSNDERESTLNQLLVEMDGFGTTSGVVVIAGTNRPDILDKALLRPGRFDRQISLDKPDIKGREQIFQIYLKKLKLDHEPPYYSQRLAALTPGFAGADIANVCNEAALIAARCDQTLVKMENFDGAIDRIIGGLEKKNKVISKLERRTVAYHESGHAVVGWFLEHAEPLLKVTIVPRGSAALGFAQYVPSENLLMTKEQLFDMTCMTLGGRAAEQVLLGKISTGAQNDLEKVTKMTYAQVAVYGFSEKVGLLSFPQRDDGFEMSKPYSSKTAAIIDAEVRDWVSKAYTHTLQLVEEHKEQVAQIAELLLEKETLHQEDLVQVLGERPFKSSELTNYDRFKQGFQEEEQKVGKTLEDGITEDDGSSPLIPEVVPA; this comes from the exons ATGATTTATTCCAGAATCGGTCGTTCCTTGTCGCGTGCCTCTCGTTCAAGA AATGTGATTAATGGTGTTGACAACGGCGGGTCCTTGTTGTTGAACAAGGAAATTCTTGGAGCTCGGCATGTGTATCATTCGAATTATATTGTGAATAATACGTTTCATGGAAAACTAGGTTTTCTCAGCGGGTATTTAGCTACGAAAGGAGCTAAAAATGGGTTGATCTCTAGATCTTATCCATCAAATTCTAAGCACTTAATTGAAAAAGCCCGGATACGTAGATTTTTCTCTAGTGAAGCGCCAAAGAAGAAAA ACTACGAAAAATTTTATCCCAGACAGAAAAAAGAAATTCCGAAGCAAAATGAGCAGAAATCTGGTTCGAAAG AGGAAGGAAATACAGATGATCATGGCAATTTTCAAGACACTTTCACCAAGAATTTGCTAAATATCGTCCCACCAATCTTGGCGCTCGCATTGGTTGTTTCATTATTTCCACACATGCCGCATGAAGAGAAACAG ATTAGTTTTCAAGAGTTCAAAAACAAGCTGCTGGAACCAGGTTTAGTGGACCAAATTGTTGTGTCTAATAAGTCAGTTGCTAAAATTTATGTAAGAAGCTCACCACGAAGTCAAAATAGCAATGATACAACTGGAGAATCTAAATTTGAAGATCCTGTTGGTGGCGCCCTTGCAAGTGAGAAAACAAGccaatataaatattattttaatattgggaGTGTTGATTCGTTTGAAGAAAAGTTAGAGGAAGCCCAGGTAGCATTGGGGATTGACCGACATGATTATGTACCTGTTACTTATGTTTCTGAAATGGTTTGGTTCCAAGAATTAATGAGATTTGCTCCTACGGTTTTGTTATTGGGATTCCTCTTTTACATGGGTCGGAAAATGCAAGGGGGAATCGGTGTTGGAGGTACTGGTGGAAAGGGCGCACGTGGGATTTTCAACATCGGAAAAGCGCACATCACGAAGGTGGACAAAAATGCAAAAAATAAG ATTTATTTTAAAGACGTTGCCGGCTGTGATGAAGCAAAGCAGGAGATTATGGAGTTTGTTCACTTCCTAAAGAACCCTAAGAAGTATGAGGAGCTGGGAGCCAAAATTCCTAAAGGTGCTCTGCTGGTTGGACCTCCAGGGACGGGTAAAACGCTTCTGGCAAAAGCAACTGCTGGTGAATCTGGTGTGCCTTTTTTGTCCATATCTGGTTCTGATTTCATGGAAATGTTTGTTGGTGTTGGGCCGTCAAGAGTTAGAAACTTGTTTCAAGAGGCAAGGCAATGTGCACCTagtatcatattcattgatgagattgatgcaATTGGAAGAGCAAGAGGACGTGGGGGTTTTGCTGGTTCTAATGATGAGCGTGAAAGCACCCTTAACCAGTTGCTTGTAGAAATGGATGGGTTTGGAACTACATCTGGTGTGGTTGTTATTGCTGGCACCAACAGACCTGATATTTTAGACAAGGCCTTGTTGAGGCCTGGTCGATTTGATCGTCAAATCAGCTTAGATAAACCGGATATCAAAGGccgtgaacagatatttcagatctACTTGAAGAAGCTTAAACTAGATCATGAACCACCTTATTATTCTCAGAGACTAGCGGCCCTCACTCCTGGATTTGCTGGTGCAGATATTGCAAATGTTTGCAATGAAGCTGCATTGATAGCTGCCAGATGTGATCAAACTCTGGTGAAAATGGAAAATTTTGATGGAGCAATAGACAGAATCATTGGTGGTCTTGAGAAGAAAAATAAG GTTATAAGTAAACTCGAAAGGCGGACTGTAGCCTATCATGAATCAGGCCATGCTGTAGTCGGTTGGTTTCTGGAACATGCAGAACCCTTGTTGAAGGTGACTATTGTTCCTCGTGGTTCAGCAGCACTCGGCTTCGCGCAATATGTTCCCAGTGAGAACCTTCTCATGACTAAAGAACAGCTTTTTGATATGACTTGCATGACCCTTGGTGGGCGTGCTGCAGAACAG GTATTACTGGGGAAAATTTCAACTGGAGCTCAGAATGATTTGGAGAAAGTGACGAAAATGACTTATGCCCAGGTTGCGGTCTACGGTTTTAGTGAGAAAGTAGGCCTTCTCTCGTTTCCACAGAGGGATGATGGATTTGAGATGAGCAAACCCTACAGCAGCAAGACTGCAGCTATTATTGATGCCGAAGTGCGAGACTGGGTTTCAAAGGCATACACACATACATTGCAACTCGTAGAGGAACACAAAGAACAAGTGGCACAGATTGCTGAATTGTTGCTGGAAAAAGAAACTCTTCATCAAGAGGATTTGGTCCAGGTACTTGGCGAGCGTCCTTTCAAATCAAGTGAGTTGACGAATTATGACAGATTTAAGCAAGGATTTCAGGAGGAAGAACAAAAGGTTGGGAAAACTTTAGAGGATGGGATAACAGAAGATGACGGGTCTTCACCTCTTATTCCAGAAGTAGTTCCCGCCTGA
- the LOC140835579 gene encoding RHOMBOID-like protein 2 isoform X1 produces MGRTPIYSTPDSELEIKVQPRQTDFQPRLQPKNRPPPPPPQRPYPPLFKNWFPWLVPTIVVINIVLFVIAMYINDCPANSDKCIGAANLGRFAFQSTQENPLLGPSAATLQKMGALDVKKVVEEHQVWRLASCMWLHAGVFHVLANMLSLLFVGIRLEQEFGFVRIGVLYVIAGIGGSLLSSLFVRTTISVGASGALFGLLGAMLSELLINWTIYENKLEALLTLLLIILVNLAVGILPHVDNFAHFGGFVSGFLLGFVLLIRPQYGWVSQKNAVSNYFASKPKPKYKIYQYIFLVLSLMLLISGFSIGLVLLLGGVNGNEYCSWCHFLSCVPTPFWNCEARCSSSQEGNHLYLTCMQNHRSKFYMLADNRNTTAEIQQLCVDLCR; encoded by the exons ATGGGGAGGACTCCGATCTACTCCACGCCAGATTCGGAGCTCGAGATCAAAGTCCAACCTCGCCAGACCGACTTTCAACCCCGGTTGCAACCCAAAAACCGCCCTCCGCCTCCTCCGCCTCAGCGGCCTTATCCACCTCTCTTTAAAAACTGGTTCCCATGGCTGGTGCCCACAATTGTTGTTATCAACATTGTGTTGTTTGTGATCGCAATGTACATAAATGATTGTCCTGCGAACTCCGATAAGTGCATTGGTGCTGCCAACCTAGGCCGGTTTGCCTTCCAAAGCACCCAAGAAAACCCTTTGCTCGGCCCCTCTGCCGCTAC GCTTCAAAAAATGGGGGCATTGGATGTGAAGAAAGTGGTGGAAGAACACCAAGTGTGGAGGCTAGCATCATGCATGTGGTTGCATGCTGGAGTGTTTCACGTTCTTGCAAATATGTTGAGTTTGTTATTTGTTGGCATTCGGCTTGAGCAAGAATTTGGGTTTG TGCGAATCGGAGTGTTGTACGTGATAGCTGGAATCGGGGGGAGTCTGTTGTCGTCTTTGTTTGTTAGGACAACGATCTCGGTGGGTGCATCGGGAGCTTTGTTTGGATTGCTTGGTGCTATGCTTTCTGAACTACTTATCAATTGGACTATTTACGAGAACAAG TTGGAAGCACTACTGACTCTTCTGCTCATCATTCTCGTCAATCTAGCGGTCGGAATCCTCCCTCATGTAGACAACTTCGCGCACTTTGGAGGATTCGTGAGTGGGTTTTTGCTTGGATTTGTGCTTTTGATTCGACCTCAGTATGGATGGGTCAGCCAAAAGAATGCTGTCTCCAACTATTTTGCATCAAAACCCAAACCCAAGTACAAGATTTATCAATACATCTTCTTGGTTCTTTCATTGATGCTACTCATATCTGG GTTTAGTATTGGATTGGTATTGCTACTTGGAGGGGTTAATGGAAATGAGTATTGTTCTTGGTGTCATTTCTTGAGCTGCGTCCCCACACCATTTTGGAACTGCGAAGCGCGATGTTCG TCAAGCCAAGAGGGCAATCACTTGTACTTAACGTGCATGCAGAACCACAGGAGCAAGTTCTACATGCTTGCAGATAATCGCAACACCACCGCAGAAATCCAGCAGCTCTGTGTGGATCTCTGCCGATGA
- the LOC140835579 gene encoding RHOMBOID-like protein 1 isoform X2, with translation MGALDVKKVVEEHQVWRLASCMWLHAGVFHVLANMLSLLFVGIRLEQEFGFVRIGVLYVIAGIGGSLLSSLFVRTTISVGASGALFGLLGAMLSELLINWTIYENKLEALLTLLLIILVNLAVGILPHVDNFAHFGGFVSGFLLGFVLLIRPQYGWVSQKNAVSNYFASKPKPKYKIYQYIFLVLSLMLLISGFSIGLVLLLGGVNGNEYCSWCHFLSCVPTPFWNCEARCSSSQEGNHLYLTCMQNHRSKFYMLADNRNTTAEIQQLCVDLCR, from the exons ATGGGGGCATTGGATGTGAAGAAAGTGGTGGAAGAACACCAAGTGTGGAGGCTAGCATCATGCATGTGGTTGCATGCTGGAGTGTTTCACGTTCTTGCAAATATGTTGAGTTTGTTATTTGTTGGCATTCGGCTTGAGCAAGAATTTGGGTTTG TGCGAATCGGAGTGTTGTACGTGATAGCTGGAATCGGGGGGAGTCTGTTGTCGTCTTTGTTTGTTAGGACAACGATCTCGGTGGGTGCATCGGGAGCTTTGTTTGGATTGCTTGGTGCTATGCTTTCTGAACTACTTATCAATTGGACTATTTACGAGAACAAG TTGGAAGCACTACTGACTCTTCTGCTCATCATTCTCGTCAATCTAGCGGTCGGAATCCTCCCTCATGTAGACAACTTCGCGCACTTTGGAGGATTCGTGAGTGGGTTTTTGCTTGGATTTGTGCTTTTGATTCGACCTCAGTATGGATGGGTCAGCCAAAAGAATGCTGTCTCCAACTATTTTGCATCAAAACCCAAACCCAAGTACAAGATTTATCAATACATCTTCTTGGTTCTTTCATTGATGCTACTCATATCTGG GTTTAGTATTGGATTGGTATTGCTACTTGGAGGGGTTAATGGAAATGAGTATTGTTCTTGGTGTCATTTCTTGAGCTGCGTCCCCACACCATTTTGGAACTGCGAAGCGCGATGTTCG TCAAGCCAAGAGGGCAATCACTTGTACTTAACGTGCATGCAGAACCACAGGAGCAAGTTCTACATGCTTGCAGATAATCGCAACACCACCGCAGAAATCCAGCAGCTCTGTGTGGATCTCTGCCGATGA